The sequence below is a genomic window from Halolamina litorea.
GCGTCGACGTGCGTCTGGAGGCGTTCCGCGAGAAGCCCCGCACGGGCGAGCGTGAGAAGACCACGGAGTCGTACTTCGTCTTCGTCGCCGTCGACGAGGCGGGTGATCCCCAGCCGGTGCCCGACCTCACCACCGAAACCGAGCGGGCGTCGATGCTCCAGCGGAAGGCCCGCGACGGCCGAACCGACTGAGGGGGGAAAGCATACACCGCTGCCCCGCGAGTCGCCGACGATGCCCTCCACCCGCCGCACGGTTCTCGCCGGGATCGCCACGACGAGCGTACTCGCCGTCGCCGGGTGCACCGGCGACGCCGATTCCCCGTCGACGCCCGACCCGATCGATCTGACGCTGAACAACCACACCGACGAGCAACACGAGGCCGACGTGCTGATCGACCTCCGTGACGAGGCGTTGTTCGATCGAACGATCACTCTCTCCCCCGGCGGCGTGATCGACGAGTACGTCGAGAGCCCCCCGGAGCCGGGCGAGGCGACGCTCTCGGTCGCGCTCGACGGCGGCGCCCCCGAGGAATGGTCGATCAGACTCGGGCCGTCGACGGGGCTGGCGGACATCGAGATCACCGTCCAGGAGGACGGCTCGGTTTCGGTCGGGGCCAGCCGGGAGTGACCGCTCGTCCCTGACCGGTCGGTGCCGGTCGGCCACAAACCACGTCGTACCTTTATCGGAATCGCTTGCGGTGTTGGAGGAGAATGTCACAGATTTCGACATGGGTCGACCCGTCGACGTTCGACGGGCTGGTGGAGTTCCTCCCGACGCTGCTGGGGGCGGTCGCGATTCTGGTGGTCGGGCTGGTGGTGGGACGGATCGTCGGCGGAATCGTCACGCGGCTGGCCCGGCGGGTCGGTCTCGGGCACTACGCTGGTGGCACCGCCGTCGAGGGCGTCGAACGGAACGACGGCATCGCCCGTGGGCTGGGGCGCGTCGTCGCCTACTACGTCTACCTCGTCGCGCTGCTCGCGGCGGCGGACGTGCTGGGGATCAACGAACTGACCTCGCTGCTCTCGGACTTGGGGAGCTACACGCCGGTCGTGCTAGGTGCGCTGGCGGTGCTGATCGTCGGGTTCGTCGCCGGCCGTATCGTCGGCGACATGGTCGCCGGCGTGGTGAGTGATTTCGGCGTCGGGCGCTACCTCCGGGAGACGCCCTTCGCCGCGGTCGGCGACGAGTACCCGTTCAGCTACCTCGTCGGGACGCTCGTCACCTACTACGTCTACCTGCTGACGCTGCTCGCGGCCGCGGACATCCTCGACATCGGCGCGCTGTCGACGCTGCTCAACGAGTTCGCGAGCTACTTGCCGGCGCTGACGGCGGGTTTGCTCGTCCTGCTCGTCGGCGTCTGGCTCGCCGAGCGCGCTGCGGAGGTCACCGAGAACACCGGCGACGGGCAGGCGACGCACGTCGCCGGCCTTGCGGTGAAGCTACTCGTCTACTACCTCACGATCACCGTCACGCTGGCGACCGTCGGCGTGGACGTGTCGGTCCTGACGAACCTCCTCTCGACGGTCGTCGTCGTCTTCTCGGGCGCGCTGGGGCTCTCGCTGGCGATCGCGTTCGGCCTCGCGTTCGGCCTCGGCGGCCGGGACTTCGTCGCCGAGAACATCGACGACTGGGCTGCCTCGATCGGCGACGTGGTCGCCGACGGCGACGGCAACGACGAGGACGGCTTCCAGTTCGACTGAGCCGACGGTAGCTATATCGGCTGTTTCTCCCTATCGACGCCTGTGCCGATCGACTCCCTCCACCTCCTCCCGCGGGACCAACGTGAGTGGCTCCTCCCCGTCGGGTTCGTCGGGCTGATCCTCCTCACCTACCTCCTCGGTCTCGTCGTCGGGACCGTCACGAACGGCGAGCCGACGCTCCCGCGGGTCGTCTACCGACCGATCCTCTTCCCGGGGCTGTTCACGCTCGCCCCCATCGGCGTCGGCGCGGCGAACACCTACCGAGGAGCCAGTCTCGCGAGTACGCTGGCCGCCGGCGTCGCCCCCGGAGTCGCGTTCTTCCTACTCGCCCGTGGGTCGCTCCTGCTGGGTGTCAGCGACGGCGGCGACGCCCCGGCGTGGGGGCTGGCGGTCCTGTTCGGCGGTGTCGGCGTCGCCGGCGCGCTCGCGGGCGTACTGCTCGTCGTTTTCGGCTGGGCGATACAGCAGTGGCTGGGGGACTCGTGATCGGACTGCAGAAGGGGGCCGGAAGGGATTGTGACCTACCGGAACTTCGCTCCCGTTGGTCGCTCGTTCCGTCGTTCAAATCCCTGCATATCCCGTTCTCGCGAAACGCCGTGACGCGGCGTCGACGCGCCGCTCGACGGTTTGTTTCGCGCAGAAGCGGGCCGGAAGGGATTTGAACCCTCGACCGACGGATTAAGAGTCCGTCGCTCTCCCTAACTGAGCTACCGG
It includes:
- a CDS encoding mechanosensitive ion channel family protein; its protein translation is MSQISTWVDPSTFDGLVEFLPTLLGAVAILVVGLVVGRIVGGIVTRLARRVGLGHYAGGTAVEGVERNDGIARGLGRVVAYYVYLVALLAAADVLGINELTSLLSDLGSYTPVVLGALAVLIVGFVAGRIVGDMVAGVVSDFGVGRYLRETPFAAVGDEYPFSYLVGTLVTYYVYLLTLLAAADILDIGALSTLLNEFASYLPALTAGLLVLLVGVWLAERAAEVTENTGDGQATHVAGLAVKLLVYYLTITVTLATVGVDVSVLTNLLSTVVVVFSGALGLSLAIAFGLAFGLGGRDFVAENIDDWAASIGDVVADGDGNDEDGFQFD